One region of Spiroplasma culicicola AES-1 genomic DNA includes:
- a CDS encoding phosphatase PAP2 family protein: MFTKKMFHFEILILIFVAVSIGLFAFSSVYDLEISNYLSQNMQYVWVKHMVAFFDELGYQSPFILIFILSSVFIVGWLSLLKKTQTTNKFKIFMANNSLVIYITWFSLWVIGMSTFTIVFAIQIPTRDNGFGPGNDAKLLGDSMIRMPWHLLMSVINFTIIGYTYKWAQRNLNTNSYSKDIMNIEKSSKLAAQIFFSFMIVYILKTLFGRPVYFSVIYNSHEFSGNYPTMQEIMNYLNLNGANWDSNASTSGIIYKQVDYLAWYQPNNIGKYWWRLFWPVDFTNDPNGDQYWQQAFPSGHTNAIICGFTTVYFVENKKVRDVLATIIFISIIGMNLNLIIMRFHWATDVFFSNISSFSVWFLINYLFNKHTKMIHLSIRKNVIKQEHKLIELENNILRYEFIDNEVVELTKRKSA; encoded by the coding sequence ATGTTTACCAAAAAAATGTTTCATTTTGAAATACTAATTTTAATATTTGTAGCAGTTTCTATTGGTCTTTTTGCTTTTTCATCAGTTTATGATTTAGAAATCAGCAATTATTTAAGCCAAAATATGCAATATGTGTGAGTAAAACATATGGTTGCTTTCTTTGATGAACTTGGTTATCAATCACCATTCATTTTGATTTTCATTTTATCTTCTGTATTTATAGTTGGGTGATTATCTTTATTAAAAAAGACTCAAACTACAAATAAATTCAAAATCTTTATGGCAAACAATTCTTTAGTAATTTATATTACTTGATTTAGTCTTTGAGTTATTGGAATGTCTACATTTACAATAGTTTTTGCAATTCAAATTCCAACTAGAGATAATGGTTTTGGTCCTGGAAATGATGCCAAACTTTTGGGTGATTCAATGATTCGTATGCCATGACATTTATTGATGTCTGTGATTAATTTTACAATCATTGGTTATACTTATAAATGAGCACAAAGAAATTTAAATACAAATTCTTATTCAAAAGATATTATGAATATCGAAAAATCTTCAAAACTAGCAGCTCAGATTTTTTTCTCATTCATGATAGTTTATATTTTAAAAACATTATTTGGAAGACCAGTTTATTTTTCGGTTATTTATAATTCTCATGAATTTAGTGGAAATTATCCAACTATGCAAGAAATTATGAATTATTTGAATCTTAATGGTGCTAACTGAGATTCAAATGCTTCAACTAGTGGAATTATTTATAAACAAGTCGATTATTTAGCTTGATATCAACCAAATAATATTGGTAAATATTGATGAAGATTATTTTGACCAGTAGATTTTACAAATGATCCAAATGGTGATCAATATTGACAACAAGCATTTCCTTCTGGTCATACTAATGCAATAATTTGTGGTTTTACAACAGTTTATTTTGTTGAAAATAAAAAAGTTCGTGATGTTTTAGCAACCATAATTTTTATTTCAATTATTGGAATGAACTTAAATTTAATTATTATGAGATTTCACTGAGCAACAGATGTTTTCTTTAGTAATATATCTAGTTTTAGTGTTTGATTTCTTATTAACTATTTATTTAATAAACATACAAAAATGATTCATCTTTCTATTAGAAAAAATGTTATTAAGCAAGAACATAAATTAATTGAACTTGAAAATAATATATTAAGATATGAATTTATTGATAATGAAGTTGTCGAATTAACTAAAAGAAAAAGCGCTTAA
- the lpdA gene encoding dihydrolipoyl dehydrogenase has protein sequence MFKVKFADIGEGLTEGTVTEIIAKVGDTVKMGDPLFNVETDKVTSDIYAPVDGTVAKILITSGQEIKVGEVVVEIDDGKGDAPSEAKAEPVEENASVVGATPVSNDLLKRGRTRAVPPKKTSTFDQVSAAISNPNPAGITRGNGSALKPAPKFTPKNPENHYEVIMIGAGVGGYVGAIKCAQLGLKTMIVEKANYGGVCLNIGCIPTKTLLKSADLYEQITKHADKYGIKVDQAGVKADWKAIQARKEDVVNKLTTGVKGLMKKNKITTVEGEAKAIDKNTIEVNGVQYTCDNLIIATGSVPNHMTLPGAKEAIESGWLIDSTGALALPKIPKSLVIIGGGVIGVEFACVYKRLGTKVTILQFLPTILEMLDSDISKEMTKELLNRGNLEIITEASTKEFKDGTVIYEKDGKTHTIKADYCLQSVGRKTVTTGFENIGVNFNERGHINVNEYCETNIDGVYAIGDVTGKMMLAHVASHQGIITANRIARRAGKEHAEDMVMNFDRVPSCIYTHPEVASVGKTEDQLKAEGVEYKAYKFPFAAIGKALADGNTVGFVKLICEPKYKQVLGAHIISNTATDMISEITTVMESEATISEIARAIHPHPTLSEAIGEAAEALESGKPINF, from the coding sequence ATGTTTAAAGTAAAATTTGCAGATATCGGAGAAGGATTAACTGAAGGAACAGTTACAGAAATTATTGCCAAAGTTGGAGATACTGTTAAAATGGGAGATCCATTATTTAACGTTGAAACTGACAAAGTAACATCAGACATTTATGCACCAGTGGATGGAACTGTTGCAAAAATTTTAATAACATCAGGTCAAGAAATTAAAGTTGGAGAAGTTGTTGTTGAAATTGATGATGGAAAAGGAGATGCTCCAAGTGAAGCTAAAGCTGAACCAGTTGAAGAAAATGCTTCAGTAGTTGGTGCAACTCCTGTATCAAACGATTTATTAAAAAGAGGAAGAACAAGAGCTGTTCCACCTAAAAAAACATCAACATTTGATCAAGTATCAGCTGCAATTAGCAATCCAAACCCAGCAGGAATTACTCGTGGAAATGGATCTGCTTTAAAACCAGCTCCAAAATTTACACCAAAAAATCCAGAAAACCATTATGAAGTAATTATGATTGGTGCTGGAGTTGGGGGTTATGTAGGTGCTATTAAATGTGCTCAACTTGGTTTAAAAACTATGATTGTTGAAAAAGCCAATTATGGGGGAGTATGTCTAAACATTGGATGTATTCCTACAAAAACTTTATTAAAATCAGCTGATTTATATGAACAAATTACAAAACATGCTGACAAATATGGTATTAAAGTTGATCAAGCTGGAGTTAAAGCTGATTGAAAAGCAATCCAAGCTAGAAAAGAAGATGTTGTCAATAAACTAACAACTGGAGTTAAAGGTTTAATGAAAAAAAACAAAATTACTACAGTTGAAGGTGAAGCAAAAGCAATTGACAAAAATACAATTGAAGTTAATGGAGTGCAATACACTTGTGATAACTTAATAATTGCAACAGGAAGTGTTCCAAATCATATGACTCTTCCAGGAGCAAAAGAAGCAATTGAATCTGGTTGACTAATTGATTCAACTGGAGCATTAGCATTACCAAAAATTCCAAAAAGCTTAGTAATTATTGGGGGAGGAGTAATTGGAGTTGAATTTGCTTGTGTCTATAAACGTTTAGGTACAAAAGTAACAATTCTTCAATTCTTGCCAACAATCTTAGAAATGTTAGATAGTGACATTTCAAAAGAAATGACAAAAGAATTATTAAACAGAGGAAACTTGGAAATTATTACAGAAGCATCAACAAAAGAATTTAAAGATGGAACTGTAATTTATGAAAAAGACGGAAAAACTCACACAATTAAAGCAGATTATTGTTTACAATCTGTTGGAAGAAAAACTGTAACAACAGGATTTGAAAACATTGGTGTAAACTTTAATGAAAGAGGACATATTAATGTCAATGAATATTGTGAAACTAATATTGATGGAGTTTATGCAATTGGAGATGTAACAGGAAAAATGATGTTAGCGCACGTTGCTTCACATCAAGGAATTATTACTGCAAATAGAATTGCAAGAAGAGCTGGAAAAGAACATGCCGAAGATATGGTAATGAACTTTGATCGTGTTCCAAGTTGTATTTATACACACCCAGAAGTGGCTTCAGTTGGAAAAACTGAAGACCAACTAAAAGCTGAAGGGGTTGAATACAAAGCATATAAATTCCCATTTGCAGCTATTGGAAAAGCATTAGCTGATGGAAATACTGTTGGTTTTGTAAAACTAATTTGTGAACCAAAGTATAAACAAGTTTTAGGAGCACATATTATTTCAAATACTGCAACAGATATGATTTCTGAAATCACAACAGTTATGGAATCAGAAGCAACAATTTCAGAGATTGCAAGAGCAATTCACCCTCACCCAACATTGAGTGAAGCAATTGGTGAAGCAGCAGAAGCTTTAGAATCTGGAAAACCAATTAACTTTTAA